A window of Pirellulales bacterium contains these coding sequences:
- a CDS encoding Gfo/Idh/MocA family oxidoreductase: MATPLRVAVIGRTGRGDYGHAIDTVWAEVPETQVVAVADDDRMGLAAAAKRLNIEHAFADYRQMLDEIKPDVVAIAPRWVDQHRDMTVAAAERGIHIFMEKPFCRSPAEADEIVAACERTHTKLAIAHQTRYSPKIDIIRGMIADGRIGRVLELRGRGKDDQRGGGEDLFVLGSHIMNLIRTFGGDPTWCFGTLLSEGHSVTRADVKDGPEGLGPLAGDNVRAMYGMPDGITAYFNSVRGGGKSSRFGLVICGTAGLIEIDTGYLPNVKYLDDPNWSPGRSGKQWQDVSSAGLGEPEPLTDGSALAGNKVAVLDLLDAIRENREPKCGMYDARATIEMIMAVFASHREQGPVKMPLANRQNALAMLG; the protein is encoded by the coding sequence ATGGCCACACCATTACGCGTCGCAGTGATTGGGCGCACCGGCCGGGGCGATTACGGTCATGCAATCGATACCGTGTGGGCCGAGGTGCCGGAAACGCAAGTCGTGGCCGTGGCCGATGACGATCGCATGGGCCTGGCCGCGGCAGCCAAGCGATTGAACATCGAACACGCCTTTGCCGATTACCGGCAAATGCTCGACGAGATCAAGCCCGACGTCGTCGCGATCGCGCCGCGCTGGGTTGATCAGCATCGCGACATGACAGTGGCCGCGGCGGAACGCGGCATCCACATTTTCATGGAGAAGCCGTTCTGTCGCTCACCGGCTGAAGCGGACGAAATTGTCGCGGCTTGCGAACGCACTCATACCAAACTCGCGATTGCGCACCAGACTCGTTATAGCCCGAAGATCGATATTATCCGCGGCATGATTGCCGATGGTCGCATCGGTCGCGTGCTCGAATTGCGAGGGCGAGGCAAGGACGACCAGCGCGGCGGCGGCGAAGATCTATTCGTTCTCGGTTCACACATTATGAACCTGATTCGCACCTTTGGCGGCGACCCAACATGGTGCTTCGGCACGCTGTTATCCGAGGGGCACTCAGTGACGCGAGCAGACGTGAAAGATGGGCCCGAAGGCCTCGGCCCCTTGGCCGGAGATAATGTCCGCGCCATGTACGGAATGCCGGACGGCATCACGGCCTATTTCAATTCGGTCCGCGGCGGAGGGAAATCGTCGCGATTCGGCCTCGTGATTTGCGGCACGGCCGGCTTGATCGAAATCGATACCGGTTACCTGCCGAACGTGAAATACCTGGACGATCCCAATTGGTCGCCGGGACGCAGTGGCAAGCAGTGGCAAGACGTGTCGAGCGCAGGCCTCGGAGAGCCGGAGCCTTTGACCGATGGCAGCGCCCTGGCGGGCAATAAAGTGGCCGTGCTCGACTTGCTCGACGCGATCCGCGAAAACCGCGAGCCGAAATGCGGTATGTACGACGCCCGCGCGACGATCGAAATGATCATGGCCGTCTTCGCCTCGCATCGCGAACAAGGCCCGGTGAAAATGCCACTGGCAAACCGCCAAAACGCCCTGGCGATGCTCGGCTAG
- a CDS encoding succinylglutamate desuccinylase/aspartoacylase family protein — translation MDSPIHATVDFDRPGKQHGHLCVPYSYNMAGWANLLIPCTVINGTVGRTALVMAGNHGDEYPGQVAIMRLVRELEPADVHGRLILIPAINMPAAKAATRLSPLDGKNLNRAFPGRADGTVTEIIAHYLTNVLFPLADIVVDLHTGGRSLDFYPCAHMHLVPDLVQRREMMAGTTAFNTDFSFLYADIAGTGLLPVEAERQGKIVITTEMGGTENVTAAVHRTTQRGLRNVLRNFGLLAGRVETRADLGLPPTRWVQALDREDYRFAPESGIYENIVDLGRDVAAGELVGQIHFLERPERSPVPIQAPTAGVLLAARGPSLVAQGDCVACIGHDVDAHSLNR, via the coding sequence ATGGATAGCCCCATTCACGCTACCGTCGATTTCGATCGCCCCGGCAAGCAGCACGGCCACTTGTGCGTGCCGTATTCATACAACATGGCCGGCTGGGCGAATCTGTTGATCCCTTGCACGGTCATCAACGGCACCGTCGGACGCACGGCGCTGGTCATGGCCGGCAACCACGGCGACGAATATCCAGGCCAGGTCGCGATCATGCGACTGGTGCGCGAACTTGAGCCCGCGGACGTACATGGCCGGCTGATCCTGATCCCTGCGATCAACATGCCCGCGGCCAAAGCTGCCACGCGTCTCTCGCCGCTAGATGGCAAGAATCTGAATCGTGCATTTCCCGGCCGCGCTGACGGCACGGTCACTGAGATCATCGCGCACTATCTAACGAACGTGCTGTTCCCGTTGGCCGATATCGTCGTCGATCTGCACACCGGCGGTCGCAGCCTCGACTTTTATCCTTGTGCGCACATGCACCTGGTTCCCGATCTTGTGCAGCGTCGCGAGATGATGGCCGGCACCACCGCCTTCAACACCGACTTTTCGTTTCTGTACGCCGACATCGCGGGTACCGGTCTGCTGCCCGTCGAAGCCGAACGACAAGGCAAGATCGTCATCACGACCGAAATGGGCGGAACCGAAAATGTCACCGCAGCGGTGCATCGCACAACGCAACGTGGGTTGCGCAATGTGCTGCGGAACTTCGGCCTGCTGGCCGGCCGGGTCGAAACGCGCGCCGATCTCGGACTGCCCCCCACGCGCTGGGTGCAGGCGCTAGATCGTGAAGACTATCGCTTCGCCCCCGAATCAGGCATTTATGAAAACATCGTCGACCTGGGGCGCGACGTGGCGGCCGGCGAATTGGTAGGGCAGATTCATTTTCTCGAACGCCCCGAACGCTCGCCCGTTCCGATCCAAGCTCCCACGGCCGGTGTGTTGCTCGCCGCGCGCGGACCATCGCTCGTCGCGCAGGGCGATTGTGTCGCGTGCATCGGACATGATGTCGATGCACATAGTCTGAACCGCTAA
- a CDS encoding ABA4-like family protein, translated as MNLEMFFGVASNIALPGWLLLVLAPGWRWGTQRIAPFVIPLILALMYAYLMVTNLANAQGDFASLAGVRGLFEVDALLLAGWIHYLAFDLFIGAWEVRDARRLGIPHLLVVPCLICTLMLGPIGLALYFALRGIMKRTVWIDDGVPAIVVAPPAAS; from the coding sequence ATGAATCTTGAAATGTTTTTCGGCGTGGCCAGCAATATCGCGCTGCCCGGCTGGTTGCTGCTGGTGCTGGCTCCGGGGTGGCGGTGGGGCACGCAACGGATCGCGCCGTTTGTAATTCCGCTGATCCTGGCCCTGATGTACGCCTACTTGATGGTGACGAATCTTGCGAACGCCCAAGGGGATTTCGCCAGCCTGGCCGGCGTGCGCGGTTTGTTCGAGGTCGACGCGCTGCTGTTGGCCGGTTGGATTCATTATCTGGCCTTCGACCTGTTTATCGGCGCTTGGGAAGTTCGCGACGCGCGGCGATTGGGCATCCCGCACCTGTTGGTCGTCCCCTGCCTGATCTGCACGCTGATGCTCGGCCCGATCGGGCTGGCACTCTACTTCGCGCTGCGGGGGATTATGAAGCGGACCGTGTGGATCGACGATGGCGTACCGGCGATTGTTGTAGCGCCACCGGCGGCGAGCTGA
- a CDS encoding DUF4465 domain-containing protein — protein sequence MSRQTALFITAIIAACSLKTARAEVVNFEDLPLAPGTSYTNNYQTGEATFESGATAANPNGGATFNYNGEYVDTSSSPPVVVWAGWSYANTATPATASIGGPGDYIYQYDAAAPTGAGGSATYAMGYYDPYNNVVPTITLPAGEHPVSVQVTNSTFTALAMQYYDGYTPLYSTANADRFTLTITGYDAANHAVGAVNMNLADFNLKDTGAPYVVQNWTNVNLGSLYNAQTLAFTMSYDNKDGAVSDPVNILTPTYLAIDNLSLTKVSGDANGDGIVNGQDLALVSSSWLKSTPGADVNGDGIVNGQDLALMSSNWLATPPAAGASAAAVPEPGAAALALLGLALVTLGRKLRR from the coding sequence ATGTCTCGGCAAACTGCGTTATTTATCACGGCGATCATCGCCGCTTGTTCCTTGAAGACCGCGCGGGCCGAAGTCGTCAATTTCGAAGATCTGCCCCTGGCGCCGGGTACTAGTTACACCAACAATTATCAAACCGGAGAGGCGACCTTCGAGAGTGGCGCGACCGCGGCGAATCCCAATGGCGGCGCGACGTTCAATTACAACGGCGAGTATGTCGACACCTCGTCATCGCCGCCGGTCGTGGTGTGGGCCGGTTGGTCGTACGCCAACACGGCAACTCCCGCCACGGCGTCGATCGGCGGGCCGGGCGATTACATCTATCAGTACGATGCGGCAGCTCCGACCGGCGCCGGCGGATCAGCGACGTACGCAATGGGCTACTACGACCCGTACAACAACGTGGTGCCGACGATCACGCTGCCAGCCGGCGAGCATCCGGTGAGCGTGCAAGTCACGAATAGCACCTTCACGGCGCTAGCGATGCAATACTACGACGGCTACACGCCCCTATATTCGACGGCCAACGCGGATCGGTTCACGCTGACGATCACGGGCTATGACGCGGCGAATCACGCGGTCGGCGCGGTGAACATGAACCTGGCGGATTTCAATCTCAAGGACACCGGGGCACCGTACGTCGTGCAGAATTGGACGAACGTTAATCTCGGTTCACTGTACAACGCGCAGACGCTCGCGTTTACGATGTCGTACGACAACAAGGATGGCGCGGTTTCGGATCCGGTCAACATCCTCACGCCGACGTATCTCGCGATCGACAATCTCAGCCTGACCAAGGTCTCCGGCGACGCCAATGGCGACGGCATCGTCAACGGACAGGACCTGGCGCTCGTATCCAGTTCGTGGCTGAAGTCGACGCCTGGCGCGGACGTCAATGGCGACGGCATTGTTAACGGTCAGGATCTGGCGCTCATGTCGTCGAATTGGTTGGCCACGCCGCCTGCAGCTGGAGCATCGGCCGCCGCGGTACCCGAGCCGGGCGCGGCCGCGCTGGCCCTGCTCGGTTTGGCGCTTGTGACGCTGGGCCGTAAACTGCGGCGATGA
- a CDS encoding class I SAM-dependent methyltransferase, giving the protein MSREPTDFVHIARQHNRRAWDALVAREQRFTRPARDADVSDSPSIVAGDTWLEGGVKGRRVLCLAAGGGRQSAFYAAAGALVTVVDISPAMLALDRQVATERGLNIRAIETSMDDLSCFMAGEFDVVIQPVSSCYVPDVGRVYREVARVIAAGGIYISQHKQPASLQADVRASTHGYELTEPYYRSGPLPAVVNSPHREEGTFEFLHRWEELIGELCRAGFVVEDLLEPVHAEAQAAPGDFAHRSRYVAPYVRIKARRIAKGSAGAAAEGGSQALWTPT; this is encoded by the coding sequence ATGAGCCGCGAACCGACCGACTTCGTTCACATCGCTCGCCAGCATAATCGGCGCGCGTGGGATGCGCTGGTCGCGCGCGAGCAACGTTTCACGCGCCCCGCGCGCGACGCCGACGTGTCTGACTCGCCCTCGATCGTGGCGGGGGATACATGGCTCGAAGGGGGCGTGAAGGGCCGGCGCGTGTTGTGCCTGGCCGCCGGCGGCGGACGACAAAGCGCGTTCTACGCGGCGGCAGGCGCCCTGGTGACGGTCGTTGATATCAGTCCGGCGATGCTGGCGCTCGATCGGCAAGTCGCCACGGAGCGAGGGCTGAACATCCGCGCCATCGAAACGTCGATGGACGATCTGTCGTGTTTCATGGCCGGCGAATTCGACGTCGTGATTCAGCCGGTCAGCTCGTGTTACGTGCCCGACGTGGGGCGCGTCTATCGCGAAGTAGCGCGCGTGATCGCGGCCGGGGGCATCTACATCAGCCAGCACAAGCAGCCGGCCAGTCTGCAGGCCGATGTGCGGGCAAGCACGCACGGCTATGAATTGACGGAGCCGTACTACCGCAGCGGCCCGCTTCCGGCGGTTGTGAACAGCCCCCATCGTGAAGAGGGGACTTTCGAGTTTTTGCATCGCTGGGAAGAGCTGATCGGCGAGTTATGCCGTGCCGGGTTCGTCGTCGAAGATTTGCTCGAGCCGGTGCATGCCGAGGCGCAAGCCGCCCCGGGTGACTTCGCCCATCGCAGCCGTTACGTCGCCCCGTATGTTCGCATCAAGGCGCGACGCATCGCCAAGGGGTCGGCCGGCGCGGCAGCCGAGGGCGGTTCTCAGGCGCTGTGGACCCCCACGTAA
- the gltX gene encoding glutamate--tRNA ligase: MTVRTRFAPSPTGYLHIGGVRTALFNWLFTRRQGGQFLLRIDDTDQQRNVETALAPILHGFKWLGIDWDEGPDIGGPHGPYYQSQRLSHYQQAVDRLLASGHAYHDYARPEEIAAEREVAEREKRPFLYSRTWMAESAAERVRFDNEGRSAVVRLKMPRAGTLVIDDKIRGQVEFEWAREQDHVIQRTDGTCLYHLASVVDDHDFEISHVIRAEEHLSNTPRQIFILESLGYPRPVYAHLPYVAEPGSKTKLSKRKLDKYLKNRDFAQIYEHGRAIATALGLAPSAETFNPVIVDFYEQVGYLPDAIMNYLVLLGWSLDERTEFFTRQEMVANFSLERVNKAPASFDPKKLWSFQDHYMQELSVEKKAEMTLPYLEKAGIVATPASAEVQNRLRQVITAAGDRLKVAGDILDFSDFFLPDDQLRYDEAAFEKQLRDEEAAARLARFRDRLAKAEGFDPAALEKTLQQFVTDEEIGVGKIIHAIRVAVTGKAVGFGLFETLAHLGRETSIARIDRALARRASS; the protein is encoded by the coding sequence GTGACTGTACGCACCCGCTTTGCTCCCAGCCCGACCGGATACTTGCACATTGGCGGGGTGCGCACCGCGCTCTTCAATTGGCTGTTCACGCGCCGGCAAGGCGGCCAGTTTCTGCTGCGGATTGACGACACCGATCAGCAGCGCAACGTCGAAACGGCGCTCGCCCCCATTTTGCACGGCTTCAAGTGGCTGGGCATCGACTGGGACGAAGGGCCGGACATCGGCGGTCCGCATGGCCCGTACTATCAATCGCAGCGCCTTTCGCATTATCAGCAGGCGGTCGATCGGCTGCTGGCCTCGGGGCATGCCTATCACGACTACGCCCGACCCGAAGAGATTGCCGCGGAGCGGGAAGTGGCTGAGCGCGAGAAACGCCCGTTTCTTTACAGCCGGACCTGGATGGCCGAGTCGGCCGCGGAGCGCGTCCGCTTTGACAATGAAGGGCGCTCGGCCGTGGTGCGGCTGAAGATGCCCCGCGCGGGGACGCTGGTGATCGACGACAAGATTCGCGGTCAGGTCGAGTTCGAATGGGCGCGCGAGCAGGATCACGTCATTCAGCGCACCGACGGCACCTGCCTGTACCACCTGGCCAGCGTCGTCGACGATCACGATTTCGAAATCTCGCACGTGATTCGTGCCGAGGAGCATCTATCGAATACGCCGCGGCAGATTTTCATACTCGAATCGCTGGGCTATCCGCGTCCGGTGTATGCCCACCTACCTTACGTGGCCGAGCCGGGAAGCAAGACGAAGCTCAGCAAGCGCAAGCTGGACAAGTATCTGAAGAATCGAGACTTCGCGCAGATTTATGAACATGGCCGAGCGATCGCCACGGCGTTGGGGCTCGCCCCCTCGGCCGAGACGTTCAATCCCGTAATCGTCGACTTCTACGAGCAGGTCGGCTACTTGCCTGACGCGATCATGAACTACCTGGTCCTGTTGGGCTGGTCGCTCGATGAGCGGACAGAGTTCTTCACGCGCCAGGAGATGGTCGCTAACTTTTCGCTCGAGCGCGTGAACAAGGCCCCGGCCAGTTTCGACCCGAAAAAGCTGTGGTCGTTCCAGGACCACTACATGCAAGAGTTGTCGGTCGAAAAGAAAGCCGAGATGACGCTGCCGTATTTAGAGAAGGCCGGCATCGTGGCCACGCCAGCATCGGCCGAGGTGCAAAATCGTTTGCGCCAAGTAATCACCGCGGCGGGCGATCGCTTGAAAGTCGCCGGCGACATCCTCGATTTCAGCGACTTCTTCCTGCCTGACGACCAGTTGCGTTACGACGAAGCGGCGTTCGAAAAGCAATTACGCGACGAAGAAGCGGCCGCGCGCCTGGCCCGCTTTCGCGACCGGTTGGCCAAGGCTGAGGGCTTCGACCCGGCCGCGCTCGAAAAAACTCTGCAGCAGTTCGTGACCGACGAGGAAATCGGCGTTGGCAAAATCATCCACGCGATCCGTGTCGCGGTCACGGGCAAGGCCGTGGGCTTTGGCCTGTTCGAAACGTTGGCCCACCTGGGCCGCGAAACATCAATCGCCCGCATCGATCGGGCACTGGCCCGACGCGCGTCGTCGTAG
- a CDS encoding DUF1559 domain-containing protein, whose amino-acid sequence MDRPLRAVTVPRVALRECSEVATDMIHRLDVAPRRAGMSLVELLVVIAIIGVLVALLLPAVQQGREAARRNQCLNNLRQMGIALQNYHEACTTLPSGCIERRGVANRNGRQIAWSALILPFLEQQAVFDTLDLNTAFDSAQNAAGAAIVLPVYICPSVDRAVQSPTTGRAPSDYGGIYGPRFTPDTNSPPRGMLIYDTPIKLSDVLDGTSATLVVSEDSIYLPAGEWISGMSVFDVSYPINTAPSIDNDIHSQHPNGANGLFVDGAAKFLTASMTTSVLSAICTRATGEPVAGF is encoded by the coding sequence ATGGACCGGCCGCTGCGCGCAGTGACCGTGCCAAGGGTCGCGCTGCGCGAGTGCAGCGAAGTCGCCACGGACATGATCCATCGCCTTGATGTCGCGCCACGTCGCGCGGGAATGTCGCTCGTCGAGCTGCTGGTCGTGATCGCGATCATCGGTGTGCTGGTGGCGCTGCTTCTGCCCGCGGTCCAGCAAGGACGCGAAGCGGCCCGACGCAACCAGTGCCTGAACAACCTGCGGCAGATGGGCATCGCTCTGCAGAACTATCACGAGGCATGCACGACGCTGCCCAGTGGTTGCATCGAACGGCGCGGCGTCGCAAACCGGAATGGCCGGCAGATCGCCTGGAGCGCACTGATACTCCCGTTCCTCGAGCAACAGGCCGTTTTCGATACGCTGGATCTGAATACCGCGTTCGATAGCGCGCAGAACGCGGCCGGCGCGGCGATTGTCCTGCCGGTTTATATCTGTCCAAGCGTCGATCGGGCGGTGCAGAGCCCGACGACGGGACGGGCTCCCAGTGATTACGGCGGCATCTACGGTCCGCGTTTCACCCCCGACACGAACAGTCCGCCGCGCGGCATGTTGATCTACGACACGCCGATCAAGTTGTCGGACGTGCTAGACGGCACGAGCGCCACGCTGGTCGTGTCCGAGGACTCGATCTATCTGCCGGCAGGCGAATGGATCAGCGGCATGTCGGTGTTCGACGTCTCTTACCCGATCAACACCGCGCCCAGCATCGACAACGACATTCACAGCCAGCACCCGAATGGTGCGAACGGGCTGTTCGTGGATGGCGCGGCAAAGTTCTTAACGGCCTCGATGACCACGAGCGTGCTCTCGGCCATCTGCACGCGCGCCACAGGCGAGCCGGTCGCCGGTTTTTGA
- the aroE gene encoding shikimate dehydrogenase, which produces MPRSVLQEVCALLGQAVAGNPTQYMMEKLFVHHGLDWRYLTLEVTPEDLGDAIRGIRALGFRGANITKPHKVPVLAHLDRLSDAAALIGAVNCIVREDDKLVGENTDGKGFLQSLRGVIDPAGKRIVLLGAGGAARAIAVELALAGAATITVVNRSIERGQSLVDRLNEKTSTPAALINWQGDYHVNSETDVLVNATSIGLNDESAKVPVKLDGAPRHLVVADVIASPPVTRLVRKSQQAGFKTLDGVGMIVNQGAIGFKLWTGIDADVQVMRDAAEEFVET; this is translated from the coding sequence GTGCCCCGATCCGTCCTGCAAGAAGTCTGCGCTTTACTCGGCCAGGCCGTGGCCGGCAATCCCACGCAATACATGATGGAAAAGCTGTTCGTCCATCATGGGCTCGACTGGCGTTATTTGACGCTGGAAGTGACGCCCGAGGATTTGGGGGATGCCATTCGCGGCATCCGCGCCCTTGGCTTCCGCGGCGCAAATATTACCAAGCCGCACAAAGTGCCGGTGCTCGCGCATCTCGACCGGCTGAGCGACGCGGCCGCACTGATCGGCGCGGTCAACTGCATCGTCCGCGAGGACGATAAGCTGGTCGGCGAAAACACCGACGGCAAAGGCTTTCTGCAATCGTTGCGCGGCGTGATCGATCCGGCCGGAAAACGGATCGTGCTGCTAGGTGCCGGTGGTGCGGCCCGGGCGATCGCCGTGGAGTTGGCGCTGGCTGGCGCCGCCACGATCACGGTGGTCAATCGTTCGATCGAGCGCGGGCAATCGCTGGTCGATCGTTTGAACGAAAAGACTTCGACGCCCGCTGCGCTGATCAACTGGCAGGGCGATTACCACGTGAACTCCGAAACGGATGTGCTGGTCAATGCCACGTCGATCGGCCTGAACGACGAATCGGCCAAAGTGCCGGTGAAACTGGATGGCGCGCCGCGCCACCTGGTCGTGGCGGACGTCATTGCGAGTCCGCCCGTCACGCGATTGGTGCGCAAGAGCCAGCAGGCGGGCTTCAAGACGCTCGACGGTGTCGGCATGATCGTCAATCAGGGAGCGATCGGCTTCAAGCTGTGGACCGGTATCGACGCGGACGTGCAAGTGATGCGCGACGCGGCCGAAGAGTTTGTCGAAACGTAG
- a CDS encoding sulfatase gives MAAVFLGISFCSLTRGATRPNVLWICADDHAAYVFGADGNRQVRTPRLDQLAAEGTRFSHAYCNAPVCTASRQSFLTGRYPHRVGVTVLKTPLSESAVTLPEMLREAGYRTCGIGKMHFNSALAHGFEKRIDMPEYGRWLAMQEREPLPTDVELLPQWKPFHDPARVWLNSFCRPYAAHEADMAGTFFADTAARELAESDARSNKPFFLMVSFYEPHSPFHFPVEFRDRIDPTQMPVYKAAPEDDAQIPAIFRDLTTSEKQGIAAAYYTSVEFLDKNVGRVLDALSAAGHGDDTLVIYTGDHGYMLGQHGRFEKHCSFEPAIRVPLVMRLPARVPAGAVSPALVELIDVVPTVLDLCGIDKPTTVEGRSLAGVLDGTNEQHRDCVFVEYAENEEAAIRTVRWKLVYSTGRRERQDGYTSGRPLPGKTVRLFDVQNDPDELVNLAALPEQASRVAELTDKLAQHMRDVTPGARELASNADADAILARCLPPVEEMRTSAAPPRSDKNN, from the coding sequence ATGGCGGCCGTGTTTCTTGGCATCTCTTTTTGCTCGCTTACCCGCGGCGCCACGCGTCCCAACGTCCTATGGATTTGCGCGGACGATCATGCTGCGTACGTCTTCGGCGCCGACGGCAATCGGCAGGTACGCACTCCGCGGCTCGACCAATTGGCCGCCGAAGGAACGCGGTTCTCGCATGCCTACTGCAATGCGCCGGTTTGCACCGCTTCGCGACAATCGTTTCTCACCGGCCGATACCCACACCGCGTCGGCGTAACGGTCTTGAAGACGCCACTCTCGGAAAGCGCAGTGACGTTGCCCGAGATGCTGCGCGAAGCCGGCTATCGCACCTGCGGTATCGGCAAGATGCATTTCAATAGTGCGCTGGCACACGGATTCGAAAAGCGCATTGACATGCCGGAATACGGGCGCTGGCTAGCCATGCAAGAGCGCGAACCGCTGCCAACGGACGTCGAGCTGCTGCCACAATGGAAACCGTTCCATGATCCGGCCCGCGTTTGGCTGAATAGTTTTTGCCGTCCGTATGCGGCGCACGAGGCCGACATGGCCGGCACGTTCTTCGCCGACACGGCGGCTCGCGAACTCGCGGAAAGCGATGCCCGCAGCAACAAACCTTTCTTCCTGATGGTCAGCTTCTACGAGCCGCATTCGCCGTTTCATTTCCCTGTTGAGTTCCGCGACCGCATCGATCCCACGCAGATGCCGGTCTACAAGGCGGCCCCAGAAGATGACGCGCAGATACCGGCCATCTTCCGCGACCTCACGACCAGCGAAAAGCAGGGCATCGCCGCGGCCTATTACACGTCGGTCGAATTCCTGGACAAGAATGTCGGCCGCGTGCTCGACGCACTGTCCGCCGCGGGGCACGGCGATGACACGCTGGTTATCTACACCGGCGATCATGGGTATATGCTGGGGCAGCACGGCCGCTTCGAAAAACATTGCAGCTTCGAACCGGCGATTCGCGTGCCGCTGGTCATGCGCCTCCCCGCGCGCGTTCCCGCCGGAGCCGTCTCGCCGGCGCTCGTCGAGCTGATCGATGTAGTGCCAACCGTGCTCGATCTCTGCGGCATCGACAAACCGACGACCGTCGAAGGACGTTCGTTGGCCGGCGTGCTCGATGGCACGAACGAACAACATCGCGACTGCGTCTTCGTCGAATATGCTGAGAACGAAGAAGCCGCGATTCGTACCGTTCGTTGGAAGCTGGTCTACTCGACCGGCCGACGCGAGCGCCAGGATGGTTACACATCAGGCCGGCCCCTGCCCGGCAAGACCGTCCGACTGTTCGACGTGCAAAACGATCCTGACGAGCTTGTGAATCTCGCCGCGCTTCCTGAGCAAGCCTCGCGGGTCGCCGAGTTAACCGATAAGCTCGCCCAGCACATGCGCGATGTCACGCCAGGTGCTCGTGAACTTGCATCAAATGCCGATGCCGACGCGATCCTCGCTCGCTGCCTGCCGCCGGTCGAAGAAATGAGAACTTCCGCCGCGCCCCCGCGCAGCGACAAGAACAATTAA